The genomic window AAAGCCCTCACAGAAACCCTGAAAAAAGGAATAAAAACACCAGACCTCAAAGGAAAACACACAACAACACAAGTAGCCCAAAAAATCAGAGAACAAGTAGAAGAATACCTCTCAAACACCCCAAACTCCTAAGGTGATACAGGATGAACCCTAAAGAACTGAGAAAGGATATTCCACTCTTGGAAAATTATGTCTACCTTGATGCTGCAAGCACAACACCAACCCCCAGACCAGTGGTAGAGGCCATGGACAAATACTATTATGAGTATAATGCGAATACAGGAAGAGGTGCATATTCACTTGCAGTTAAAGCAACTGAAAAATTAGAAGAAGCGAGGAAAAAGATAGCGGATTTCGTGAATGCACAGGCAGAGGAGATAATATTCACAAAGAATACAACAGAATCAATAAATCTTGTTGCAACAGGCCTTACATTTGAGAAGGGGGATTCTATTATAGTTCCAAATATTGAACATCATTCAAATTTCTTGCCATGGTTAAAACTCCGAAAAAAAGAAGGAGTGAACATAAAAATAATCAAGGCAGATAAAAATGGTATTATCGACCCCGGGCGCGTAGAAGAGGCTGTCGACGAAAATACCAAGCTTATAACAGTAACACATGTATCTAATGCTATAGGCTCAGTACAAGATATAAAAGAGATCGGTAGGATCGCGGAAGAGAATAATATACTTTTCATGGTAGATGCTGCTCAATCATTTGGGCATATGAAAGTTGATGTTAAGAAATTTAAGGCAGACTTCATAGCATTCCCAGGACATAAAGGGGCTCTAGGCCCAGTTGGCACAGGATTCCTCTACTGTAACATTCAAAGTGTCGATGAACTTGAACCTCCAAATCTCGGCGGCGGGACCGTGATTGACGTCTTAGAAGATCAGTTTAAATTAGAAGAACCGCCAAGGAGGTTTGAGGCCGGAACATTAAATATAGCAGGTTTCATAGGCCTTGGAAGAGCCATAGACTACCTCAAGAGGATAGGCATGGATAAAATAGAAAAACATGGCAAGGATCTTACAAGAAGATTATATGAATCCCTCACTGAGATCAACACACTTGAATGTTATGGGGATCCCAAAAATATTTATGGGATAGTGTCCTTCAACATAGATAATATAAACCCTGATGATGTTGCGAGAATGCTAGATGAGATGGCTTGGATATGCGTTAGGAGCGGTCATCATTGCGCCATACCCGCTATGAGACATCTTGGAGTCCATGAAAAAGGTGGTACCGTTAGAGCCTCCAT from Methanothermobacter tenebrarum includes these protein-coding regions:
- a CDS encoding cysteine desulfurase — its product is MNPKELRKDIPLLENYVYLDAASTTPTPRPVVEAMDKYYYEYNANTGRGAYSLAVKATEKLEEARKKIADFVNAQAEEIIFTKNTTESINLVATGLTFEKGDSIIVPNIEHHSNFLPWLKLRKKEGVNIKIIKADKNGIIDPGRVEEAVDENTKLITVTHVSNAIGSVQDIKEIGRIAEENNILFMVDAAQSFGHMKVDVKKFKADFIAFPGHKGALGPVGTGFLYCNIQSVDELEPPNLGGGTVIDVLEDQFKLEEPPRRFEAGTLNIAGFIGLGRAIDYLKRIGMDKIEKHGKDLTRRLYESLTEINTLECYGDPKNIYGIVSFNIDNINPDDVARMLDEMAWICVRSGHHCAIPAMRHLGVHEKGGTVRASIHYYNILEDIEILTETINEIAKMGSVK